Proteins co-encoded in one Uloborus diversus isolate 005 chromosome 9, Udiv.v.3.1, whole genome shotgun sequence genomic window:
- the LOC129230214 gene encoding uncharacterized protein LOC129230214 — translation MVLHFLTGWLLLGLSTGDPIEFDPFFAASDTSYFSPQEGPFGAFSGFSFGSSGARFDSDFQESPSLPVYRDGVATPPQVTLSRLEKDYKAQLHRVAQAQVQQQQQRRLQQSSRQGRKQYPVFQSDPYPSASNIDERKPARSKEAEKPQTTLGPNSKPVEVHTGFTPIIKSAAGQERRLNSQSLSSAVIKDMEPPILTAASVLSSRPTLFKVSASVLSSAKAPALRSLNESANVDLAKSRKISYSRFLDDKSDNKSLVFSGESVAARVASGSQVRQQVISPIGDEAKLVAKKTLDINCDGSRDLGWCELGDKYPKKYVDQVLSSCQDVIQRMHVEVPHSFEKLSDNSNFKAELDNSQRSARERGNHDAWSWAAYFHQGSLCDAETGFLRPETAKDSSGKWNIIVQTDAIKQRVPIEMCRKANGPCKKTTNCGLKSQCLQKYNYHLLMSLNPTQKHDCPFMKLYRFPSACVCHVE, via the exons ATGGTGCTGCATTTCTTGACGGGCTGGCTCTTGCTGGGACTATCAACAGGTGATCCGATCGAGTTCGACCCCTTCTTTGCCGCATCTGACACCAGTTACTTCTCTCCCCAAGAAGGACCCTTCGGAGCGTTCTCCGGATTTTCTTTCGGATCTAGCGGTGCGAGATTTGATTCCGATTttcaag AGTCTCCCAGCTTGCCGGTCTACAGGGACGGCGTGGCGACGCCCCCTCAGGTAACTCTTTCTCGCCTGGAGAAAGACTACAAAGCCCAATTGCATCGCGTGGCCCAAGCGCAGGTTCAGCAGCAGCAGCAGAGAAGACTCCAGCAGTCCTCGAGACAGGGCAGGAAACAGTACCCAGTGTTCCAGTCGGATCCTTACCCATCAGCATCGAACATTGACGAGAGGAAACCAGCAAGGTCCAAGGAAGCAGAGAAGCCCCAAACGACCCTCGGTCCAAACTCCAAACCAGTGGAAGTACACACTGGATTTACACCTATAATCAAAAGCGCTGCTGGGCAGGAGAGAAG GTTGAATTCTCAAAGCCTTTCAAGTGCTGTCATCAAAGACATGGAACCGCCCATACTAACTGCTGCTAGCGTACTGTCTTCACGTCCCACACTTTTTAAAGTGTCTGCCAGTGTTCTGTCTTCTGCAAAAGCTCCGGCTCTGCGCTCTTTGAATGAATCTGCGAATGTGGATTTAGCCAAGTCCAGGAAAATAAGCTATTCCCGTTTCTTAGATGATAAGAGCGACAACAAATCTCTAGTATTTTCTGGTGAAAG CGTTGCGGCCAGAGTGGCCTCTGGATCACAAGTACGCCAACAAGTAATTTCGCCAATTGGCGATGAAGCCAAGTTGGTTGCCAAGAAGACTTTAGACATCAACTGTGACGGAAGCAGAGACTTGGGATGGTGCGAATTAGGAGACAAATACCCaaa aaaatacGTTGATCAAGTCCTATCTTCTTGTCAGGATGTGATTCAAAGGATGCACGTAGAAGTTCCGCATAGCTTCGAAAAACTTTCGGACAACTCGAATTTTAAGGCGGAGCTTGATAACAG CCAGAGATCAGCGAGGGAGCGCGGGAACCACGACGCTTGGTCTTGGGCAGCTTATTTCCACCAAGGATCATTGTGTGACGCAGAGACGGGCTTTTTGAGGCCAGAAACCGCCAAGGATTCTTCTGGGAAATGGAACATCATCGTGCAGACTGATGCCATCAAGCAAAGAGTTCCCATCGAAATGTGCAG GAAAGCAAATGGGCCATGCAAGAAGACGACAAATTGCGGATTGAAAAGTCAATGTTTGCAGAAGTACAACTACCATTTATTGATGAGCTTGAATCCTACCCAAAAGCATGACTGCCCCTTCATGAAACTCTACAGATTCCCTTCTGCCTGTGTCTGCCACGTAGAGTGA